In one window of Ostrinia nubilalis chromosome 21, ilOstNubi1.1, whole genome shotgun sequence DNA:
- the LOC135082222 gene encoding uncharacterized protein LOC135082222 isoform X2, with amino-acid sequence MFVYFRIFRTFFLFLLCVFLESLDFLRPPVKRVTRNSNRGTAVKLDSHTNNIKVLKEFRKQISKDCQYPQSKPRTAESSTSLILKKTTEREILQQYSVLSYSNLLGPRLQNPSTFPTHLPNSKEKPLIKVTVIPKTSQTQASNAIKRRLNLPKRIHTTVSNQENSIQTKNVYLVVKGRKREKVYEIKTTGSAKFANTRSKNSLKDEVIPLEQLSSLKLVLDSLNMDREKDTLRIGKPNNIDDYLVFSRTGNERFEECRCPNAVRDSERFRDCKCFYSPREAAASDAGKSHVRVTGHLGMTEDDRYVLRCAATVHDKPATSDFATVQQTSPHVCQEERKSFNFCNQNTCLTRCYNAATCSTQKRDFNIQADLQNENKWEMSPKPTIMQNKESQATQVNLNTTNNNKTRDVPVCKNTFPHKDEIIQCCRTNIDTNCANLTDSDTDSNSVKDCQSPLVIISVYPMQDCCDNVKIVKNYQDDGKYSSPRKPSVFGHSSQRPSSGTRQNNEKKVDNKCSRSRSRSPSPQNRNTNKHNVAETRVLRTNTRKASPGREVSSSINRPIQQNRINNERTNNKADFSKSRQKYGFAQINSSKETKGINTDHNVTKKILVDSYTKKLTDYLNNENGETKRRFPKSEPSKVTINIDGDKELYDVLFQHENSTTDLKFRKTVKGPACSIKRKTEDDKASSPTMKNLLLVNDERKRRTSPVRSKNQQKDDQKIKKTFSRLLVRDSIEISHRRDYKPPVEHTVIHNQKSKIDDDSAPIKHYRGDSCTIADPIKRDKEIRALLGVDKGIHSAVNQGLKLEENKFAVPLHYFYGKTQKKIVTGINIMEMPEEPPCVCCDIRRFCSSESNEAKPQTYQEPQPKPKSIHPASQRVPSQSSKKVHATSSQIDKEVAQQQPGSSDSASPEENVPPSPSPEESPPESPSPVEESPSPVEEPPSPVEESPSPVEEPPSPVVDKISRKTHKSSKSIRKSRANSTGTQYETQVQRTSLYQQLILNRNIQVFLQVEQFSKQKPIILSRKQYDKVKRTIESTIANKTGRDYKRKKCICKTSLVSVGDVRRKTNPGQPLHYDKQSQTNKKELAMNAKSTVSHKSKARSMKKQSRNTMVLFTTEEKDNNEQKNATPRQAMSSMEIQYASMSYMKRVTFSSTKVEAGSTCPPPLDQKESHSIHTIFNGHRKCPTPNLGTSVYSLCSEDNNVMISPKPLIMAQESKQKKPFLRRLMSCLVMRSARASELNEIVNLPVKEPSINSSIDSYHISTSLGAIEVSSSIYDTSASFYSNHSVYPVNSKMKRGFFNSVREFLTIRKS; translated from the exons atgtttgtttattttcgtatatttcgtacattttttttatttttgttgtgtgTGTTTTTAGAATCACTGGATTTTCTGAGACCGCCAGTGAAAAGAGTTACCAGGAACTCAAACAGAGGCACGGCAGTAAAATTAGACAGtcatactaataatataaaagttttaaaagaaTTTCGCAAACAGATTTCTAAAGATTGCCAATATCCACAATCTAAACCCAGAACTGCCGAATCGTCGACTTCGCTTATTTTGAAGAAAACCACGGAACGAGAG ATTCTTCAACAATATTCAGTGTTAAGTTACTCAAATTTGTTAGGCCCTCGACTTCAAAACCCCAGCACTTTCCCTACTCACTTGCCTAACTCAAAGGAGAAACCATTGATCAAAGTGACGGTAATACCAAAAACCTCCCAGACTCAAGCTTCTAATGCCATAAAAAGACGATTAAACCTCCCTAAGAGAATCCACACAACAGTATCCAACCAAGAGAACTCTATACAGACAAAGAACGTCTACCTTGTTGTAAAAGGTCGTAAAAGAGAAAAGGTGTACGAAATCAAAACAACTGGGAGCGCTAAATTTGCGAATACACGCTCCAAAAACAGCCTGAAAGATGAAGTAATACCACTAGAACAGCTATCAAGTCTGAAATTGGTGCTGGACTCGTTGAACATGGACAGAGAGAAAGATACGTTAAGAATAGGGAAACCTAACAATATAGACGATTATTTGGTATTCTCAAGGACGGGGAACGAACGGTTTGAAGAGTGCAGGTGTCCCAATGCAGTGCGTGACTCCGAAAGGTTCCGAGATTGCAAATGTTTTTATTCGCCTCGAGAAGCTGCAGCGTCAGATGCTGGGAAGAGTCATGTTAGAGTCACCGGACATCTAGGGATGACTGAAGATGATAGATATGTGTTGAGGTGCGCTGCTACTGTTCATGATAAACCTG CTACGTCGGACTTCGCCACAGTTCAACAGACTTCGCCCCATGTATGTCAGGAAGAACGAAA ATCTTTCAACTTCTGCAACCAAAATACTTGTTTGACGCGATGCTACAACGCTGCTACATGTTCCAC GCAAAAAAGAGACTTCAATATACAAGCAGATCTTCAAAATGAAAACAAATGGGAAATGTCTCCAAAACCAACGATTATGCAAAA cAAAGAATCGCAAGCTACTCAAGTGAATTTGAAtactacaaataataataaaacaagagATGTTCCTGTTTGTAAAAATACATTTCCACACAAGGACGAAATAATACAATGCTGTCGAACTAACATCGACACTAATTGTGCAAATCTCACGGACAGCGATACCGATTCCAACTCTGTCAAAGACTGCCAAAGCCCTCTGGTTATAATATCTGTGTATCCAATGCAAGATTGTTGTGATAATgtgaaaattgtgaaaaattacCAAGATGATGGTAAATATTCGTCGCCGCGAAAACCAAGTGTCTTCGGACATAGCTCTCAACGTCCCAGCAGTGGAACACGGCAGAACAATGAGAAAAAGGTTGACAATAAATGCTCGAGATCAAGGAGCCGTTCACCTTCGCCTCAGAACAGAAACACAAACAAGCATAATGTAGCTGAAACCAGAGTCTTAAGAACCAACACAAGAAAAGCTAGTCCCGGGCGTGAAGTTTCATCATCCATCAACAGGCCAATTCAACAAAACAGAATCAATAATGAAAGAACCAATAACAAAGCAGATTTTTCCAAAAGCAGGCAAAAGTACGGCTTTGCACAAATAAATAGCTCCAAAGAAACTAAAGGAATAAATACAGATCACAATGTAACGAAGAAAATTTTAGTCGATAGCTACACAAAAAAGTTAACAGATTACCTGAATAATGAGAATGGGGAAACCAAACGTAGATTTCCAAAAAGTGAGCCTTCAAAAGTTACAATCAATATAGATGGCGACAAAGAACTCTACGATGTTTTATTTCAACACGAAAATAGTACGACTGATTTAAAGTTTAGGAAAACTGTTAAAGGCCCTGCCTGCTCTATCAAAAGAAAAACAGAGGATGATAAAGCTTCATCTCCCACGATGAAAAACCTATTGCTAGTCAACGATGAACGAAAGAGAAGAACATCGCCAGTGCGATCCAAAAACCAG CAGAAAGACGaccagaaaattaaaaaaaccttttcAAGATTACTTGTAAGAGATAGTATTGAAATATCTCACAG ACGCGATTACAAGCCACCTGTGGAACACACTGTGATACATAATCAAAAATCCAAAATTGATGATGATAGTG CTCCCATCAAACATTATAGAGGAGACAGTTGCACCATAGCAGATCCAATAAAGAGGGATAAGGAAATAAGGGCACTACTTGGTGTTGATAAAGGTATCCACAGTGCAGTTAATCAG GGCCTTAAACTTGAAGAAAATAAGTTTGCTGTTCCTCTACACTATTTCTATGGAAAAAC GCAAAAGAAAATAGTAACCGGTATTAACATTATGGAAATGCCTGAAGAACCACCGTGTGTTTGCTGTGACATACGAAGATTCTGTAGTAGCGAAAGCAATGAAGCAAAACCACAAACCTATCAGGAGCCCCAACCGAAACCAAAAAGTATTCATCCTGCATCTCAAAGAGTTCCTAGTCAAAGCAGCAAAAAGGTCCACGCTACATCCAGCCAAATCGATAAAGAAGTTGCTCAGCAACAACCAGGTTCAAGTGATTCTGCATCTCCAGAAGAGAATGTTCCCCCGAGTCCTAGTCCGGAAGAGTCGCCTCCAGAAAGCCCGAGTCCAGTAGAGGAGAGTCCAAGTCCGGTGGAAGAACCTCCTAGTCCGGTAGAGGAATCTCCGAGTCCGGTGGAAGAACCTCCGAGTCCGGTAGTAGACAAAATATCAAGGAAGACCCACAAATCGTCGAAATCTATTAGAAAGTCTAGAGCTAACAGCACGGGCACACAATATGAAACCCAAGTGCAACGAACTTCACTCTACCAGCAGCTGATACTCAATCGTAATATACAAGTGTTTCTGCAAGTGGAGCAATTCTCTAAGCAAAAACCGATAATACTATCGCGGAAGCAGTACGACAAAGTAAAAAGGACAATAGAGAGCACAATAGCGAACAAGACTGGTCGAGACTACAAGCGCAAGAAATGCATTTGCAAGACCAGTTTAGTGTCTGTTGGTGATGTAAGACGGAAAACCAATCCAGGGCAGCCGTTGCATTATGATAAGCAGAGTCAAACTAATAAGAAAGAGTTGGCGATGAATGCAAAGAGCACTGTGTCGCATAAATCTAAAGCTCGATCAATGAAGAAACAAAGTAGAAATACTATGGTTCTGTTTACAACGGAAGAAAAGGATAACAATGAACAGAAGAACGCGACGCCGCGGCAGGCGATGTCGTCAATGGAGATTCAGTACGCGAGTATGTCTTATATGAAACGCGTGACCTTCTCATCTACCAAGGTGGAGGCTGGCTCAACGTGTCCCCCGCCGCTGGACCAAAAAGAATCTCACTCCATACATACAATTTTTAATG GACATAGAAAGTGCCCAACTCCGAACCTAGGCACGTCAGTTTATTCGCTTTGCTCTGAAGACAACAACGTGATGATTTCTCCAAAGCCCCTCATCATGGCTCAGGAGTCGAAGCAGAAGAAGCCTTTCTTAAGGAGGCTAATGTCGTGCTTGGTTATGCGGTCGGCCAGAGCCTCGGAGCTGAATGAAATAGTCAACCTCCCTGTCAAAGAGCCATCCATCAACAGCTCCATAGATTCCTATCACATCAGCACTTCTTTGGGG GCAATAGAAGTGAGTTCTTCAATATACGATACGTCAGCGTCATTCTACAGTAATCACAGTGTATACCCAGTGAACAGCAAGATGAAAAGAGGCTTCTTCAATTCCGTACGAGAGTTTTTGACGATTCGCAAGAGTTAA